The following coding sequences are from one Gadus macrocephalus chromosome 3, ASM3116895v1 window:
- the LOC132454184 gene encoding CD209 antigen-like protein D, with translation MGVTPDGWRFFNWSLYFISTTKRNWTASRDDCLQRNADLVVINSKGEQEFATKWQNSFWIGLRLDRDTDRTWKWVDGTNVTFSSWLSGEPNNYHGAEDCVVAWNVGWYDGICPALYFWICEKAVALDNLVMK, from the exons ATGG GAGTGACGCCAGACGGCTGGAGGTTCTTCAACTGGAGTCTGTACTTCATCTCTACCACTAAGAGGAACTGGACGGCCAGTAGAGACGACTGCCTGCAGAGAAACGCAGACCTGGTGGTCATCAACAGCAAAGGAGAACAG GAGTTTGCTACCAAATGGCAGAATAGTTTCTGGATCGGGCTGAGACTGGACCGAGACACAGATAGGACTTGGAAGTGGGTGGATGGTACCAACGTGACTTTCAG TTCCTGGCTGTCCGGGGAACCAAACAATTACCATGGAGCAGAAGACTGTGTAGTAGCTTGGAACGTGGGCTGGTATGATGGAATTTGTCCCGCGCTTTACTTCTGGATATGCGAGAAGGCCGTAGCCTTGGACAACTTGGTAATGAAATAA
- the LOC132454633 gene encoding uncharacterized protein LOC132454633 — protein sequence MDYCRAVPCLVWVLLASVAAESRFEKSPGSPSGMVGDLAEQVGTYLRQLAQEKAVVSAQKTFSEAVAVAGEALAAGINVCSRYLSQLLAAMGVNDVLPSSQASAKGVVFVGQWLLFALIGYWLIWLLVRSLASTLRFGFWLLKVGGALIAFGLILSDHTAAMETTAIRLAVLVLLCVLLGVGPSRGGAKDDTSIQLEKHVKTLERRVREMERMIE from the exons ATGGACTACTGCCGAGCTGTGCCCTGTCTGGTGTGGGTTCTACTCGCCTCTGTAGCGGCAGAAAGTCGGTTTGAAAAGAGCCCCGGGTCTCCTTCCGGGATGGTCGGTGACCTGGCCGAACAAGTGGGCACTTACCTGCGCCAGCTTGCCCAGGAGAAGGCGGTGGTTTCTGCACAAAAG ACTTTCTCCGAGGCGGTGGCGGTAGCGGGAGAGGCCCTGGCGGCTGGAATCAACGTCTGTTCCCGGTACCTGTCTCAGCTCCTGGCGGCGATGGGGGTAAACG ATGTCCTCCCCTCGTCCCAGGCGAGTGCGAAGGGTGTGGTCTTTGTCGGCCAGTGGCTCCTCTtcgctctgattggctactggTTGATTTGGCTGCTGGTGCGCTCCCTGGCCTCCACTCTGCGCTTCGGCTTCTGGCTGCTGAAGGTGGGCGGGGCCCTCATCGCCTTTGGACTTATCCTGAGTGACCACACCGCCGCCATGGAGACCACCGCCATCCGATTGGCTGTGCTGGTGCTGCTCTGTGTGCTATTGGGCGTCGGGCCGTCGAGGGGCGGGGCTAAAGACGATACGAGCATACAGCTGGAGAAACACGTGAAGACCCTTGAGAGAAgggtgagggagatggagagaatgaTCGAGTGA